In Arachis hypogaea cultivar Tifrunner chromosome 7, arahy.Tifrunner.gnm2.J5K5, whole genome shotgun sequence, the genomic window GTCAGAGGTTGGATTCTGAACTCTTCCCTCAACAAAGAGGAGCTGTTGGCAACCTACGAAGGTAGGCCATATCTTCGGCTGTTGAGGAAGGATCTATTTACATTGAAAGCACGTGGTTGGGTTAACAGCAATGTAAGTGCTTAATCTTGATGTTTTAGTTTCACTTATTGCATTCTTCGTACAATTTATATCATGATTTTCAATTTTGCACCGCAGATCATTCAATGGATGTGTTACGCATTGAATGATGCACAGTCCGAGAGATTTAAACGTGATTTCTACTGTGTCTATCTGGGTATATTGGTatgaataatatattattttcgcAACTTATTGTTGACACTTTATAAATGACTGATCCTCTGACAACAGGAAACAGTCATGAAACCGCACAACCTCGAATCATTCCACAACGGGCCAGTTGCGGTGTATGAGGGCTTGGGTCTAAACTTTGGAGAGGATTCTAGATTCTTTAACAAAGTGGATGCAGCAAAAAGAAAATGGGTGAGACATTGATGTATTTTACATGTTGCATGATACAGCATATTTAGACGAGAATGTAGTTGTCCGTGTCAATTACTCTGCATAGTTTGCTAGGTTTGTTGCATATATAGCACAATTCttgatgttttttcttgatcgaCCTGTTGAGTAGTACTTGCTGAATAGAAGCCATCATAATTAGGCCGGGGGATGTATCGCCTATTGGTGCTCGTAGATTGGGATGATTGTTTCACTTGTGTCGGATTTGATCTATTTGTGCTTCATGGTACTCCATACGGTTAATCTTTGACGATGTTGTGATGCGTGAATTTTTGTGACAGTGGTTTATTCCAATGTGTTCAAGAGGAAGCAGTATCATAATATAACATAATGGATGTAGTATCATAAACAATCTAGGTATTATCAAAGGAGTTTAACAGCGACATGAATCCACCAAGTCCTTGCTTAGCAATCTGCTGAGCGAAAGCCTCCGAATCTTGATTTGCAGTAGATTCTACAGGATTATCCTGAAACAAACAAGCTCAATCAAAACCAACTCACTATCGAGATAATAAAAACCGTTGTAAAAGTGAAGTTTAACTATAATTCCTATACATATCTTGGCGTAAACTCTTTCGCTTTCTCTGTATGGATTTCTGATTGATTTATCCAACTCATATCCTAGCTTTTGCCTTTTGGACAACCCTTAGTGGTTACCTTTGATGGGGCCTGAATGTCCTCTGTGCCGAAAACGGTTGAAGGGTCTGTGACAATGCTATTGTGTGTAGTAGCGACAGTGTTATTCCGCATCCTGCCACAGTAATCTACTAGCTTGGCCCTTGCATCCTCCAGAACATTATGCAGTATGTCTGCCTCATCATCACAGTTCACGAATTCCTGCGCAACGTTGTAGAAATGTGCACACAACCCTCTGAATATGTTGTGGCTTTCATTTGAACATCTGATGTCATGGCTATTCTTAATGTAGGTGTGCTTGCGCTTTATGTTCTTACTCCAACGAGGTAAAACATAGCAGGAAGGCACCTCATTAACTTTGTAAGATGAAAGTACTACAAGATAGTGGCAACATAATATACCTGCACTCTCGAACAAGTTGCAATCACATCGAACCTCGTGAGTCGAATGGTCAAAATGGACGTCAAACGTAACATATTGGGTCGTCTCATAGACTAGTATTTCCTCTTCCACTTTTACCCTAGCTGAGTCGCCCTGTTCATCCACGGCACGAATAGTACAATCAGCCTTCTTGCCAAACTCCGTTTGGACATCCCTAAACATCTCGTTGGTATACTCTTTTTGAAATCGTCTCTCGATGGCTGATCTAGTTAAACATGGGATTAAACCTCTCGAGTCTGCAGTATCGTCCTCAAGTTCCTTTTGCTCCTTCGTTCCTAGGACATTGTCAAACTCGTGGACGAACTGGACCAAACTATTCTTACAATTTAAGTATCCACCAAAGAATGAATGCATACCCTTACTCCTCTGCGTACTCCTCATGGAAGCCCAGAATTGACCCTTGAAAAAGATAGGCACCCACATGTGTCGGTCCTCAAATAGATTTAAAAAAGAAACAAACCCACCAAAAACAAAACCATGCATAAGAACGTTTTTCCagaacagaatacaagaacacaacaACATCTAAGCACTTCTGGCACATGATTTTCCTAAAAAGACACAAACCTGATAGCCATCTGTTGTGATGTAAGTTGAACTCATCAATGAACTCAGCCCAATGATCCTCGAAATCCTCAACCGACTTAGAGTTCCATATAATGTGATTCAACTCAGCATTCAACTCTTTGAACCTAGAATAACCTCCAAGCTTGTTGTGTATCTTTTTTGTTATATGTTATATGCACCACCGGTGTCGTGTATTGGGCAAGACCTTCTTAATTGTACCAAACATAGACTTGCATTGGTCTGTGATGATGCCCTTCGGTGCCGTTCCCATGCACTCCAGCCATTGTGTGAACACCCACTCAAAACTCGAGATCTCCTCACTGTCTAGCAGAGCGCAGCCTAGCAAAGTAGACTTACCATGGTGGTTCACACCAATGAAAGCAGCAAACGGCAATCCATGCCTAAAGGACAAACAACTATATTTAGAAACatgaaactaataaaaaataataaaataattaaacaacgTGAATTTAAATACATTTTACCAATTTGTGCTATATGTGGTATCAAATGAGACCACATCTCCGTAGTATTCATAAGATGCCCTACACCTTGCATCAACCCAAACTGCACTCATAAACTTGTTATCCTCATTTAAATTCACTGCGTAAAAGTAGTTCGGACTCAACTCCTTCATTCGCATGAAGTAATTCAGCATCTCCTTGACATCTGCATTGACATTTGTGGATCGGAGTGTTGATGAAATATAATTCCTGACGTCCTTCTCTGAGAAGCCCAAGTTCGAAGGCCCACCAACTTCATTGGCTAATGCAAGAAAGGTCTTGTTGGGTCGAATGCCCGCCTCATCATTAACCTCAATGATACACTTCGCATGCATTGTTAACTCCCTATTCTCATGGTAGTGCACCGCCTTCTTAGTTGAACACGGGTGTGAGTGATTTAGTTCAACCTTCAACAAGACCTAATCATGCTTTTCCCTGTCGAACTTTGCATATATTCTTGCTCTACATCCCACACCTGCAATTGTGTTCTTTCATATGGGTGCCTTGACACGAGACCCCCGGAAACCCTCCCGATTGTAATGGATAGATTGGTTGATCGGTTGCTTTGTCATCCTGTCAAAATTTGTGGCTCGTATCTTACTTATGAAACCAACTTTTTTTGCATAGGTCGCATAAAAATCCTAGGCCAACTTCAAATGCTCAAACCGCATCCCAACTCTTGGTATTTCATCGTCAGCAAGGCAACTATGGTCTGGTAACTGCAAATCAGTCCAAAATAGACATCATTTGAGGCACACGACAATTAATGGTCTATTCAAACATGCGATTAAcaaaaaacaacaataaaatagAGTCCGAACCTCATCAACAAGTTCCGTGTCATCACATCCCAACTGAGTAATTTCCGTACATTCTATGGCCTACAATAAAATATACACAACATAAATAGATACTATAATAAAATATCGATTAAATAGATTTTATtaatactattttcaaaaatatgatattaACATTTATTAATATGCATGAATTAAACGAATTCAGAACAATGAAATTATACTCATACAAAGTGGCACCAAATCAGTTAGTattgtattaattatttatatagagAATGCATAAATCCACCATATGTCAAGTATCACTACACAAACTAAAATAGAGTCTTCTACTATCATGTAAAAAGTCTCGTTATTAGTTCCTATaattttcttccatatttatcTTTATGAAAATCAACAGCATAACACCCACAGGTGTGTGCAGTAAGAGTACATaggcaatttaaaaaaaatcaagttaaACAAGGTCCTTGGAAGCATAGGTGTTAAAAATTGAACTTCTAATCACGTAAGTCACCAAAAGAAGTCCTAATATAACCAGCTTGCTAGGCTCCAATGATTTGCAACATCAAAAATTGCTACCTAAATGATGTAGATCATGTCACATTTTTGCATCCATATTTTCTTACAAAATTGAACATctgtaatttatataaattaaaggtCAATCAAATGAACCAGAAACAGATAAGGAAAAGAATACTAAAATATCAAGCCCAGGCTCTATTAAAATTCAAACATGTTTGCTTTAATCCAAGGATCCATGAACCATGTGATATTACTATTCATGctgtgattaaaaaaaaaacatatgaaaATCAACAACATAACACCTACAATCGTTTGCAGTAAGAGTACATAGGcagtttaaaaaaaatcaagttaaACAAGGTCCTTGAAAGCATAGCTGTTAAAAATTGAAGTTCTAATCACGTAAGTCACCAGAAGAAGTCCTAATATAACCAGCTTGCTAGGCTCCAATGATTTGCAACATCAGAAATTGCTACCTAAATGATGTAGATCATGTCTCATTTTTTCGTCCATATTTTCTTACAAAATGGATTAACAATGTTGATCTTTTAATAACCATCtaatttatatgaaaataaatatATGTCTGAAATAAACAAGATACATTGTTTACCTTGTTCAAATGTTCACTTTTTCCATTGAACGAATTGAGCATGTTGTCGATCGAATGCGTAGTAATGTCGCCGATGAAAGAATCTGGCGCAAGACAACTCAGTTCAACGAAATTCTCCTCCATTAAATTAGCTATGAGAGGTCACGTACTTATGAAACGGGAGCCGCAACTCTTCCGTGTATTACACCGGATCAGTCGGTGACAACGAGACTGCAATGGTGGAGGACTTGGGTTGCAGGGGCTGCACAGTGCGTCTTCATGGAGACCTGGGGCGGGCTGCACGGTGCGCTGGTTGTGGAGtgtggtgaaaaaaaaaattcaccacTTGTTGGGCTGACTGGACGTCGGAATAGGGGGAGGCAGCGTTAGCAATGAGTGACCGGGAAAGACTGGCTTCGTTATTGGTATAGGTGTAATTGTTCTTTATCCAAAAAgatgactttttaaattttaaaaaatggttattattctaattaaattaattacatcATTAAATAAACTTAAGAGTAAATTACATTGTAACCCCATTTTTCATATTGTTCACTAGAATTATTGTTCACCTATACTTTTCCATTATAAAAACATCCATATCCTTAAAGGATCCAAAGATACTTTTTTCCACCCTAGAATATTAATCAAACAACTCCCATACTATTTCGTATTATGAAAACATCCATGTCCTTAAGGTTATGTTTGGttggaagaaaagaaataaaaaaaagagtatatttttaattttttagatgtgtttaattgaaaaaaataaaaaaaaaatattataaaaaactaattttatccttatattataaaatatattaaaaaaataaaagaataatattaaaagtaaaagagaaaaaattagttttcttttcattttttttccaataataaaaaaaattagtaaatctcaccaattttttttctctcttcaattaaataataaaaaataattatttttttttctcttcaaacaAACATAGCATAAAGAATCTAAAGATACTTTTTTCACCATAAAATTAGGGGTGACCACGGGTCGGTTTTGTTCGGGTTCAAGGTAAAATTAGAACCGTACCAATTAATATGTAATTGGTTTAGTTTGGtttggatttatatttttttgtgtatgtATCCGAACCAAACTAAACCGgttaagaacggattggttcgaTTCGGGTAATTGGATGTCCGATaactttaaaattcataaaaaatccaaatttttgtCTTAAAAATTAAGCAAGTACAATAAatatgtaacatcaatagaaataatccaaacatgttaaacaccaaatacattaaaaactaaacacattaaaattcaaacatattaaACACTAAATACATTAAAATCTAAACATATTAAATACCAAACATATTAGAAACTAAATACAAAAATgatagaaatatatattttttatttaattaatatatgatcggatTCACAGGTTGGTTCGAATTCCGCACCCCTAGAACTgatacccgaaccaatcactaGAAATAGCCATCGATTTAGTTCGAACTAAACTCAATTATCGATTgattctaaaactaatttaatcgaTTTAGTTCGTATTCGGATCCGATAATCGGGTACCCATTAGCCATGTTCATCTTACTTAAAATTGTCCGGCAAACAAAAGGTTCCGAATTCGAACCTTTGTTGAGGGATCAAACTCGTTGAAAATTGGATGGGTTGCAGTGAACCAGATGCGGATCAAGTGGTTCAACACCATGAACCGGCGCTCCTCCGCGCTAGTCCAGCGTTGTTGCTGATCAGAGTAGGAGGCCTCTCTTTTATGATTTAATTCCCAAACGTTTTGGAGAGGATCGCACCTTGAAACATGGGGTCCAAGGTCTTAATTCTAGCACTCTTCCTACTATGCTAACATTGCTGTTATTACTTATTATCGGTGAggctaaaaattatatatatagtataattgTTGACAATATTCAAAATAGTATAATCAAGTTTGCATTAGTATTTTCGTTAAGAGctctaaatatatttatatagttTTACTTATATATTATAAGAATATGAAAAAAGTTGATATAAATTTCTTTCTAAATACCTTTATTTATAACAGTATAtaaatctataacaatatataaaagaaatagaaaaatttggtGTCTAATTTCTACTTTTCCATCTTTACCTTATTAATAGAGAATAACTGATataatcttttatttaaaaaaaatcaaaaaaataaattatcaattaacttgtttttttatttctattgcagttactattttatttcatgcataaCTTCCAATCACATCATCTTTTTTCTTATTCCATTATCTTTTTTTAGGTCTTTGtctacttttattaatttttttatttctctgtatcttttttaatttattaaattaattatgtattaCTTTTATTCAGTGAcggatccaaaaaaaattagttgtgagggcaaaaaatataataaaatttaggtataaatatatatattttttgtttttcacgaTATCCAATAAGTTAAGAAATAATCTGTCATGATTTTGAGTTTCATTTAAGAGGGTCAATGAGTTGCTAGACACACGACATAAAATTTGAACTcccaacacttgtttaagcggacgatTAAGCTAATCACTCGACCAACTCAAATTTATTTagacatatttaaaattttaaattagaactatCTATATATTGATAAGCATTAGAAACATACACACAATcacttattataatatttaaaataataaaaagataatttcacttagtataataaaaaaataatttataataacttttttttatttttaacatgactaaatattatttttctatatatgttcttaaacaattattttacattttattatctcatatttaattataaaatctatttattatagtttttatggtataaataaatcttttatccaaaataattactataatcaagaccattttaataataaatattaatagagtatattaatatataaataatatatttttttatgttaaatattttttaaaaaatcactaataatttaagttgtatttaattagaaaattaaattttaatttaattattaattaattaactaatataataaaattaattatcactatttttttagtttatttattttttattttttatttttatactaaatcaaatttaacaatataattattattaaatattaagtttaacaaaatattttttttacataaaacacaaaatatgTGGTAGTATAAAAGATGTTTATTAAGATGAAACTATGcagatatatttatatttatttaacaaaaaaattatttattagttttatgtAAGTTGTAAATCAAGACATTGTAATATTTGATTGTTTTATtagacttattttaaaatttttctattaatacttaatttgttattttttttaaatttaaaataacaaatcatattacttctttattcatgtgtaaaattatttttattttaggttCTTTACATATTCAAATTACAACTTTATTATTATGTCTATGTTTCAGCATATGTTTGAGGGTAATAATTTATTTCTTCTCGGGAATAACATACTTATGAATAAATAACTTCAATTTTAAAAAGTGATTTTTGATTACTTACTTACAtttcatctttttaatttttatttaattgtttttaatattatttatttatttatttattcgaaGATTCTCTTCAAAATCTATgaatttagtatttaaattatgttctaattttgtttttatatttttttcaattctatcctattcaAGAGAAATAACCCAATAAATATCTAACTTTTTCTTCCTCGTTCCTTTTACTATTtcaatttttagaatttataattatttttttactcttttttatttttacataattacTTATTAACTATCCTAATGTTTATACTTATCTTCACATAATATTTTATGTGCATGTTAATTCATATAagctttttgaattttttgaattatttttaaagtgttattcacttttaataagtataagtaaaattaataatttaatataaattgataaattattttactttattaattagaattatgATGTGatcgttattatttttttattcaattaattataataatacaaaattttttatttttttaaaattttagaaaatataaatgTAACTATCTTTGAATTACATGATTTAAGATTCAAAGATAATTTTTAATGCATATTCATTGgaactaaaaaaatattgtaaaaatattacataactaataaaaaatatgttgataATATAAATGCTAATTTAAatagtcaaaataaaataaaataaataacaaaaaatataaaatttcaccTTTTGTTTTATtgtacaaaaataatatataataatataataaaccgTAATActttgatataaaaaatataaaatttttaagataaaataaaaagatgtgatattttatacattaaataatttaaaaaaatactcattatagaaaaagttaaaaatattttgacttaaaaaactatttaataaaattaagagagCGAAAAAAAaggtgttaaaattttttaactaataaaaaaaagcaTTACCATTAACCTATTAAATTTAAGTAATATTAAATAAGaattaagaaataaataataaattcaaaaatttgttatttttttatataatattttattttaaataattattttttatgaatgatATTTAAACGACTGGGTTTAATGGATTTCACTAAGTTTGATCGGGCCAAATACACAGACGGTCCTTGGATCAAATCCAATAGGTCAGACTTAGTTCATCAATTTTTAGTCAAACTGATTAGTccaattataaaatatgatttcgTATCATATTGGACCTACCCGAAGCATAATCTAAACTTGACTCGAAAATGCCtctgaataaaaataataaaatcaaattcgaCAAATGTATTATTTGGGTTGAGTTTTGGGCTAGTCCAAGTCTCACACCCCTACTATTAACAAAGAGGAAAACATACTTTCTacgtttttttgtgtttttgtctttctttttaaGCTTTTACTAAAAATGAAACTGAAGATGGGAAAATTAATCAATAATCACATCCTACTAAGtcttttacaaaaattattagaGTCCAATTAAGGCAGCagtccaaaattttaaaatattttaaagtgaTTTCTTAATTCAAAATTAACTTAACTTCAGGCATGGCAGAACACCAGCTTCATATGCAGATTAGGAGACGGGAGAAGAAACATTTACTGACGCCAACAGAATAACCACATTGAGTTCATAAACCTTTGACCCTTAAGAATTCAAGATCACCCCACAATGAATTCTAAGGGCATCCTTCACAATCCCAACCCAAACCACCTACATTGTTGTCTTTTTATTTAGCATAGCAAAGACAACCATCGCCATAAAAACAAAGCAGCATTTAAGTCTATAACCATCAAATTAAGTATTATCACAACATAATAACCGCTGCCACAAAGACCTCAAACATCATCATGTCCTAAGATCGCCAAAAGCATTTTCTCGTAGTCTCCGGTGGTGTCCTTGGCGACGGCCTTATCAAGAGGGACGCTGCTCCTCCTCTGATACTCATCTGCTATTATTTTCAAGTCAATCTCGGCCCTGGTAGCCACCACTCTTGTAAGTGCTCCCTCATCGGTTCCACGTTTGTTGATGGCCAAACGAGCAGCCTTCTCGAAGTACCTCTCGCTACGGACCAAGCACTTGACAGTAGATCTCAGTAGAGCCAGGAACTCATCCTTTGGGTCAGCTTTCAGATCCTGCAACAATTTGGCTCATAAATTTCTATAAAAGAATTTAACAATAGGTATCAACTTTTCAGGGAAGAGAAGTTTAGAAATCATATTGATGATTTGGAAGTAATACGAGTTGTGTTATGTACCTTGTTGATATCTTTTCCAAATTCATCTTTATAGTGATTCAAAGTAGCATTTATCTGTGGTTTGCTCCTTGTGGCCAAAATCCTGATAAGTTCATCATCACTGTAAGCTTTCTTGGAAATTTTCTCATGCAGTAATTTTGCCTCAGTTTTTGCTAGAGTCAGGTTCAC contains:
- the LOC140174376 gene encoding protein FAR1-RELATED SEQUENCE 5-like encodes the protein MHAKCIIEVNDEAGIRPNKTFLALANEVGGPSNLGFSEKDVRNYISSTLRSTNVNADVKEMLNYFMRMKELSPNYFYAVNLNEDNKFMSAVWVDARCRASYEYYGDVVSFDTTYSTNWHGLPFAAFIGVNHHGKSTLLGCALLDSEEISSFEWVFTQWLECMGTAPKGIITDQCKSMFGTIKKFVHEFDNVLGTKEQKELEDDTADSRGLIPCLTRSAIERRFQKEYTNEMFRDVQTEFGKKADCTIRAVDEQGDSARVKVEEEILVYETTQYVTFDVHFDHSTHEVRCDCNLFESAGILCCHYLVVLSSYKVNEVPSCYVLPRWSKNIKRKHTYIKNSHDIRCSNESHNIFRGLCAHFYNVAQEFVNCDDEADILHNVLEDARAKLVDYCGRMRNNTVATTHNSIVTDPSTVFGTEDIQAPSKDNPVESTANQDSEAFAQQIAKQGLGGFMSLLNSFDNT